TTTAAAGAAAGCATTCGGCCGCTTAAATGGCCGCTGTTATATTAGGTCAAATAATCATAATTATTATTTAGAACCAGGTACTAATATGTAGTATAAAGCATGCCGCAGCAAAAATAAAGCATTGACTTCTAGGGGATTTATATTTGGATAAGCAAAAACGCCTTCGACGTCCCTATTAGACGGTAAGCGTTTGTGCGAAAAATATAAGGATAATGTATAACATGAAACTTTTACTTTCTTATAATTCAAAAAAAATAGTACCTCACCGATAGTGAAGTACTACTTATTCTGAAACTATTGTTTGATGATTTCTCTTGCTTTGTAAGTTCCGCAAACTTTACATACGTGGTGAGCCAATTTCAACTCTCCGCATTGTTCGCATTTCACCATGCCCGGCACAACCAACTTAAAGTGGGTGCGACGTTTGTCACGGCGTGTTTTAGACGTTCTACGTTGTGGTACTGCCATGTGTTCCACCTCCTTGTGATATTTCTGTCAGCCTGCTCCTCGGAGCAGGATGTGTTTTGTTGTAATGTTTCATTTGAAAAAGTCTTTCAACCCAGCGAGTCGAGGATCGATCACTGTGTTGTCGCAACTGCAGGTGCCTTCGTTCAAGTTCTGTCCGCATTTCTGACAAAGACCAAGACAGTCTGCCTTGCACAATACCGAATCCGGTAAGTGCAGTACGAAATTTTCTTCCACATACGGGATAAGATCCACAACCTCATCCTTGACGTAAATGAGATCCTCATCTTCGTCATCATCTGGAAGAACTGGCTGCTTAAGCCACTTGAAAGTCTCAGCAAAAGGAATGTTCAAATCACTTTTGACCTCCGTGAGACAACGTGAACATAACATGTCCACATCTCCACTCAGTTTTCCCACCACGTTCACACAATCGGTTCCCGCGGGCAGCGCTTTAAGGTCCACTGAGAGCGGAGCAACAGTTAGAATATCCTTGCGCCCTTTGACTACCTCGCTGACATCCACAACATCGTGAATATGTAACGGTTCGTCGGCATTCGCTAATTTGCGAAAGTGAATCTGCATACTTATCACTCCCAAACAAACAAAATTTATTATACCTAGTATTATATACCTTTGTCAACCATTTTCCCTTTATATTGTTTCAGGAATTGGAGAGAATTATGATATAACTATTAGTGTAAATCAAAAGTACAACTTATGCTAACAGGATATCTAGTCATTAAACCTACTAACACTATAAGTGAGTGTTCAAAAAGTACGGTTTTCAGCACCGGAAGTTTCGCCTGAATTCAATATTCGATGTCGAATAATCTTCTTGGAATACTTCGTGATCAAAAGCGGACTTTTTGAACAACCTCTATAAATAAATCTTACACTCGGAGGGAAGCAGCTGTGACAACGGTCGGAATAATTGCAGAATACAATCCATTACATAACGGGCATGTACACCACTTCACCGAATCCAAAAGACTATCCGGCGCTGATAGCTCCATCGTCATCATGAGCGGTCCCTTTACGCAGCGCGGCGAGCCGGCGGCGGTAAGCAAGCAGGCCCGGACGGAGATGGCGCTACGAATGGGCGCCGACCTCGTCATTGAGCTGCCGGTGACCTATGCCGTAGGGCCCGCAGAATGGTTCGCCTTCGGAGCAGTTGCACTGCTGGAAGCGACCGGGGTCGTGGACAGCTTGTGCTTCGGCTCCGAAGCCGGCACTTTGGGTTTGCTGCTTCCTCTGGCCAGGTATCTGGCAGAGGAAAGCAGCGAACTTCAGAGCGAGATTCGCCGCCGCATGGCGCTCGGAGCGAGCTTTCCTGCCGCGTACAGCGCAGCGGCGGCGGTGGCCTTTGAAGGGACTCACCGTAACGAGGAGAGTCCCGGCGACGCTGGCGCGCTGCTGCGCCAGCCGAATAACAGCCTTGGCTTGCATTATCTTATCGCTTTACAGAGGCTGAACAGCAAGATACAGCCACTGACCGTCCCGCGTACGGCAGCTGGTTTCCATGATCCCTTGCAAGCAGGATCATCTATTGCAAGCGCAACTGCTATTCGCAAGCTGCTGCAAGAAGGTGGATCACCGGCGCCTTACATGCCGGAATATAGCGTGTCCATATTGGAAAGAGAGCATGCAGCCGGTAGAGGCCCTCTGGAGCTGGAGCATTTCCGAGGCCCCCTCCGTCACCTGCTCTCTACACGCACTGCTGCCGAGCTACGAACAATCCAAGATATGAACGAAGGCCTAGAGAACAGAATCCTACGTCTTCTACCTGAAATGGAGCAATTTTCTATTTCAGGTTTGCTCCAAGCCCTTAAGAGCAAGCGTTATACTCATACTCGGCTACAACGCCTGTTGCTACACATTTTGCTTAATCATACAAAGGAAGAAATGACCCCTTCTGTACTAGCAGAGGGGCCCGGTTATATTCGAATCCTTGGTTTTAGAGAAAGTGGACGCGTACTTCTAAAGCAGATGAAGCAAAAAGCAACCTTACCCATCGTCACGCGACCGTCACTATGCGCTCATCCACAGTTAGAGCGAGATCTACAAGCGGCATCCGTTTTTTCTGGCGCCTTTCGAGAACCTCTCAGAACAGATATGTATCGCGATTTCTTGGAACCTCCGGTCATGGTTTGACCGGCAGTTCCTCCATATACTTCAACGCCTCATCCAGTGTAGATACCGGCACCAGCTTCATCGATGTGCCGATTTTATCAGCCTTTGTTTTAGCTTCTTCATAATTTTTGATCGGCACGAAAAAAACCTCCGCCCCTTCTTTATCCGCCGCAACAATCTTATGCTTCACTCCACCGATTGCGCCTACCACACCTTCAGCGTTTATGGTGCCAGTGCCAGCGACTCTGTGACCTTTTGTCAAATCACCAGGAGTAAGACGGTTGTAAATTTCCATAGTGAACATTAGCCCTGCCGAAGGTCCGCCAACATTCGTATCCACAAAGCTGACGCCTTTTCCTTCTTCTTTAGGCTTTACCTTTTGGACAGCAGCAATTGTGACTCCGAAACCAGGTCGAACCGCAGTACCCTCTTTATCTTTGATCTCGACCAGTGTCACTTGCTCCTTAACTTCCTTACCATTTCTTTGCAAAACAACGGCGACCTGATCACCGATTTTTTTAGTTGAAAGTAAAGCGGAAAGCGCTTCTGGATCAGCTACTTTCTGTCCTTCTACAGTTATGATTCTGTCACCCGGCTGGAATTGACCTTTATTACTTGCAACCGGAACCGAAAAAACATACAAATAATCCACTACATCCTCATATGGGATTCCCGCTGCGTGATAAGCCGCCTGAACGGAGTAAGATTGCGAGCTATTCATATAAAAAACCTGCTCAGCAGCATACTCGTCCTCGGACTTATCTCCTAGCCGAGTTTCTTTCCGTACAACCTCTGAATTGGAATTAAAAACTGAGGCGACCAGTAAAGCCACATTAGCGTAACTAGCGGATACCGTAGTCATCATGAAGGTCCCTTCTTCAGCTGGATCAGCATTCTCCACTTTAATCATAGGAGCAACCTCAGATGCACTACCCGGCTGATATACAATATATGGAGTGTTCATAAAAACAAATACATACACGATAACTACAAACGTAAAGAGGTAGGCTGTGGCGCGGAATCCCGGCCGATGCTTCAGTTGCTTCACTGCTCTTCCCTTCTTTCCCACGGCACATTTAGGACATGAATGTTTGAACTTCAATACCGCTTCGACTAGTGGTTTGGCATGATGGTTGTCTACTCTGCATAAATTGATAACACATCTGCTATGCCTTAAGTTATGAAGAGGTGATTCTAGAAATGAACAATATTAAAATACGCCGGATAGCTAGTCGCTCCACACCTTTTCTATCCGGGGCGATCGCAATTCTGTTAGCCATTGCAATCATCATCTCACCAGAGAGCTCTTTTGAGGCTTCTCTCCAAGGATTAAAGCTCTGGTGGACACTCGTATTCCCTGCACTGCTCCCCTTCCTGATGCTGTCAGAGATGCTAACCGCCTCGGGCTTCGTGCATGGTTTCGGAGTTCTCCTAGAACCTTTGATGAAAAAGGTCTTTCGACTTCCCGGCGCTAGTGGCTGGACTTTGGCGCTTGGTATTACCGCTGGATTCCCTGGTGGGGCCGGAGGCGTAATGCAGCTTCATAAGCAGGGCAGCATTTCGGACAAGGAAGCCGCTCGTCTTGCCTCCCTTACGCATTTCGCAAGCCCAGTAACCCTACTCATTGTGATTGGTGTAGCTTTTCTACATAGTCCATCAGCAGGCTACTTCCTACTTGCTATCCATTGGATTTCAGGACTTCTGGCCAGTTACACAGATGTTCTGTTAAATGGCCGGATAGACAATCCACAGCCTACTGTAAAGAAAAGCACGAATACCAAACGACCTTCTTTATATAGTCGTGTCCAGCTTGCAGCTACTGAAGCCAGATCAAGAGACGGCCGAAGCTTCGGCAAGCTTCTTGGGGAGTCGGTAGCTACAGCCGTGCAAAATTTGATGGTTGTGGGCGGTTACATGATCATGTTCGCTGTAGTCATCAATATCATCTCTGCTGTGCTTCCTGCGTTGCCGACCGCTCTGCCAGCAAGCTTGCTGGAGATTCATTTAGGAGCCGACGCCATAAGCAAAGGGCTCACGAACATCGGAGCCGGATCATCAGGAGTGCTAGGCATCGCCTTACTATCTGCTGCACTAGGTTGGAGCGGGCTCTGCGCCCAGCTACAGGTACTAACCCTGCTTAAACAAGCAGGGGTCCGATTCCTCCCCTATGCTAAGGTTCGCCTGATGCACGGAGCCTATGCTTTTTTATTAACACTACTGCTATGGAAACCGCTGTTGACTATAAGTGAAGCTGCTTTGCCTGCTCTTGCTGATTCACAATCCACACCAAACAGAACCATTAATGTAACTTCCATATGGAGCTCTTTTCCACAATTACTCAGTCTGCAGTCTCTTCTACTCATCATCCTACTAGCATTATCCGCAGCAATATATCTCGTTAGTGCTTTTCGCCATCGACTCGATTAAATTTAAGCTTCATCGCTTGTTCCACCTCTGGCGTCACGAAGTCTGACACATTCCCACCGAAATGGGCAATTTCTTTTACAACGCTGGAGCTTAAATAGGAATACTTCGGATTAGTCATCATAAAAATCGTTTCCGCGTCTGGATCTAGGCTATGGTTGATGGATGCATTTTGCAGTTCATATTCAAAGTCAGTTACAGTACGAATACCACGAACAATGACTTGAGCATCTTTTTGACGAACATAATTGACTAGCAGATCCCGAAAGCTGTCGATTTCCACATTTGGAATGTCAGCCGTTGCCTGTCTTAAAAGCTCTGTTCGCTCTTCTACAGTAAACAGCGGATTCTTACTCAAATTATTTAGCACCGTTACGATTAAACGGTCGAATTGCTTGGATGCGCGCCGAATAATATCCATATGTCCCATAGTCACGGGATCAAAAGTGCCTGGATAGATCGCGACACGTTCTTTTCTAATTTGCAGACTCATTCTCTACCTCCTCACCAGTCTCGCCGTCCTCTGAAGGATCAGCTTCATACTGATAAATAGAAATTGTCGTTTCTCCGTATACGGCCTGACGCAGCCTATAAAATCCTGGGATGTTCTCAGGATAGGCATAACTTGATTCGTGCTCCAGTACAATGATTGCGTCCTCTTGCAGCATTCCTTTTTCTACCATAGACAGCATCAGCTCATCTCCGTGCTTCAATCGGTAGGGAGGGTCTAAAAAGACTAAATCAAAAACACGTCCCCGCTTCTCCAATGCACTGAGCGCTCTCCCTGCTTCATTTCGGTACACTTGCGCACGTGCTTCAAGATTAGTCGCTTTTAAATTCGCGCGGATCGTGTCGATACTTTTAGGATCCATATCTACAAATACGGCACTTTCCATTCCTCTGCTTAAAGCTTCGATACCCAGACCACCTGTACCTGCGAACAAGTCCAGCACTGCTCCACCTTCGAAATATGGACCTATCATGCTGAACACTGCTTCCTTCACCTTATCGGTTGTAGGTCTTGTCCCACTTCCTGGCACACTCTTTAGCGGCCTTCCTTTTGCGCTTCCTGATACCACTCTCACCGTCAATCACCCGCTCTATGTCTCTGTTTGTTATACCCAAAAAGGCATAAGTCCACGCTTATCGTAACACATTTGCGCGATGAAATAAAAAGTTTGTCTAGATATGAAAAATGGACGAATGAAGACTATTCCGATAAATTAGTCTCCATTATGTATAAGACTGGACTTCCAGGGACATCATGTAATTATCGACACCACAAATGTCGTAGACAACCGCGGAGCAGGCTTACGTTTCCCCATAAGCTCTTCGTCCGGTTTCTCCTCTCCCATGAAAGGGGCCCTAGAGATAGGGCCCCGAATTTATGTTTATAAAGCCTTATGTAGCAAGAAATCATGTCATTTCCACGATTCGGGTAGTAGCCCCGGCCAAAAATAATACAATTCACTATCGGAAGCCATCAGATCGTATGCTTGATCCTCGCAGTCTTTAGAATTCCCTGAACATCCGCTCATTTCATTCATCTATATTTTCATCAGAACCTAATTCATCATCTATTTGCTTTTGTCTTCTTTTGTTGATATTCCGTAACACAAAGTGTGCAAGAAAATAAACAATCGTAAAAGCAACAAAGATTAAAATAAGATTCCATACATTTCTTTCACCCGCCAAAAATACCATCAACGAAACACAAATCCCGCCTGAAACAATACTGTTTAGGACCAGCCTTTTGTTTGAGTGACTTTGGGAAATATCAACACCATCAGACAAGTGCCTTATAGTTATATATATTCCAATACCAATTAGGCAGAAAAACTCAACTGCAAATTGTGCAAACGGAGCATTCATTATGAATTGTTGAATCAAGATTGAAATCAGCAAACAATATACTAATATTTGAAAAGCATCGCTTTGAATCTTCCTTCTCTGAGATACAATTCGTTCATCATTGACTCTGCTGTTTCTCATTATTTTTCCTCCCAAAATAAATCGTTTAAAGTTTTACCGAGTGCTTGGCAAATTGCAACGCATAGATTTAGAGATGGATTATAATTACCAGCTTCAATAAGTCCAATTGTTTGTCTTGTCACCCCAACAATGTTTGCCAAATCTTCTTGCTTCATATCGCACTCAATTCGGGCAATTTTCATTCGCTTGTTTTTCATTGAATCCCTCCATATACTTCGAATTATAATATATTTATTACATAATGCAATTTATATAATGCATTTATTTGTGAATAATAAGCAAACTCGCCCAAAAGCCCTCGACCCTCGAATTTATGGAACGCCTTTCACCGTCTTTATTGGAACGCTCAGTGGCCGCTAGATAATATCCTTTAAGATGTATTCCATCATCGGAATACTATCCCCCAACTGTCGAGGCACTGATTATTCCGCCACTCTTTATCAGCCTTCGAAGTAAAAAAGCCCACTTCTAGCACTAACGCTAGAAGCAGACCCCTTTTTTTAATAATAGGATTTAGAATATGCAAGCACAGGAAATGATTACCAGCAAGATGAACAAAACTAAGATTGCACTTGTAGAAGTAAAAGCACCACCAACATGAGCACCCATGTGAAGACCTCCTCCATTGTTTAGAATACACCACAGGATATGTATTAACCCTTCCGGAAGATTGGGCAATCGGTTAAAAAATAACCCACTGGGCAACCAGCGAGGTTAATGGCTCTACGCTTAGTCAGAAACTAAAATGCTGTCGAAGCTCTCTGGACCTACACGTACCGTTCCATCTGTAGCATGAA
This window of the Paenibacillus sp. FSL R10-2734 genome carries:
- the rpmF gene encoding 50S ribosomal protein L32 yields the protein MAVPQRRTSKTRRDKRRTHFKLVVPGMVKCEQCGELKLAHHVCKVCGTYKAREIIKQ
- a CDS encoding DUF177 domain-containing protein, producing MQIHFRKLANADEPLHIHDVVDVSEVVKGRKDILTVAPLSVDLKALPAGTDCVNVVGKLSGDVDMLCSRCLTEVKSDLNIPFAETFKWLKQPVLPDDDEDEDLIYVKDEVVDLIPYVEENFVLHLPDSVLCKADCLGLCQKCGQNLNEGTCSCDNTVIDPRLAGLKDFFK
- a CDS encoding nucleotidyltransferase, whose protein sequence is MTTVGIIAEYNPLHNGHVHHFTESKRLSGADSSIVIMSGPFTQRGEPAAVSKQARTEMALRMGADLVIELPVTYAVGPAEWFAFGAVALLEATGVVDSLCFGSEAGTLGLLLPLARYLAEESSELQSEIRRRMALGASFPAAYSAAAAVAFEGTHRNEESPGDAGALLRQPNNSLGLHYLIALQRLNSKIQPLTVPRTAAGFHDPLQAGSSIASATAIRKLLQEGGSPAPYMPEYSVSILEREHAAGRGPLELEHFRGPLRHLLSTRTAAELRTIQDMNEGLENRILRLLPEMEQFSISGLLQALKSKRYTHTRLQRLLLHILLNHTKEEMTPSVLAEGPGYIRILGFRESGRVLLKQMKQKATLPIVTRPSLCAHPQLERDLQAASVFSGAFREPLRTDMYRDFLEPPVMV
- a CDS encoding SepM family pheromone-processing serine protease — its product is MKQLKHRPGFRATAYLFTFVVIVYVFVFMNTPYIVYQPGSASEVAPMIKVENADPAEEGTFMMTTVSASYANVALLVASVFNSNSEVVRKETRLGDKSEDEYAAEQVFYMNSSQSYSVQAAYHAAGIPYEDVVDYLYVFSVPVASNKGQFQPGDRIITVEGQKVADPEALSALLSTKKIGDQVAVVLQRNGKEVKEQVTLVEIKDKEGTAVRPGFGVTIAAVQKVKPKEEGKGVSFVDTNVGGPSAGLMFTMEIYNRLTPGDLTKGHRVAGTGTINAEGVVGAIGGVKHKIVAADKEGAEVFFVPIKNYEEAKTKADKIGTSMKLVPVSTLDEALKYMEELPVKP
- a CDS encoding nucleoside recognition domain-containing protein; protein product: MNNIKIRRIASRSTPFLSGAIAILLAIAIIISPESSFEASLQGLKLWWTLVFPALLPFLMLSEMLTASGFVHGFGVLLEPLMKKVFRLPGASGWTLALGITAGFPGGAGGVMQLHKQGSISDKEAARLASLTHFASPVTLLIVIGVAFLHSPSAGYFLLAIHWISGLLASYTDVLLNGRIDNPQPTVKKSTNTKRPSLYSRVQLAATEARSRDGRSFGKLLGESVATAVQNLMVVGGYMIMFAVVINIISAVLPALPTALPASLLEIHLGADAISKGLTNIGAGSSGVLGIALLSAALGWSGLCAQLQVLTLLKQAGVRFLPYAKVRLMHGAYAFLLTLLLWKPLLTISEAALPALADSQSTPNRTINVTSIWSSFPQLLSLQSLLLIILLALSAAIYLVSAFRHRLD
- the coaD gene encoding pantetheine-phosphate adenylyltransferase translates to MSLQIRKERVAIYPGTFDPVTMGHMDIIRRASKQFDRLIVTVLNNLSKNPLFTVEERTELLRQATADIPNVEIDSFRDLLVNYVRQKDAQVIVRGIRTVTDFEYELQNASINHSLDPDAETIFMMTNPKYSYLSSSVVKEIAHFGGNVSDFVTPEVEQAMKLKFNRVDGEKH
- the rsmD gene encoding 16S rRNA (guanine(966)-N(2))-methyltransferase RsmD, which translates into the protein MRVVSGSAKGRPLKSVPGSGTRPTTDKVKEAVFSMIGPYFEGGAVLDLFAGTGGLGIEALSRGMESAVFVDMDPKSIDTIRANLKATNLEARAQVYRNEAGRALSALEKRGRVFDLVFLDPPYRLKHGDELMLSMVEKGMLQEDAIIVLEHESSYAYPENIPGFYRLRQAVYGETTISIYQYEADPSEDGETGEEVENESAN
- a CDS encoding DUF6773 family protein, with protein sequence MRNSRVNDERIVSQRRKIQSDAFQILVYCLLISILIQQFIMNAPFAQFAVEFFCLIGIGIYITIRHLSDGVDISQSHSNKRLVLNSIVSGGICVSLMVFLAGERNVWNLILIFVAFTIVYFLAHFVLRNINKRRQKQIDDELGSDENIDE
- a CDS encoding helix-turn-helix transcriptional regulator → MKNKRMKIARIECDMKQEDLANIVGVTRQTIGLIEAGNYNPSLNLCVAICQALGKTLNDLFWEEK
- a CDS encoding YjcZ family sporulation protein; translation: MGAHVGGAFTSTSAILVLFILLVIISCACIF